GATCCCGCTGACCGGCGGTGACGAGCGCAAGGCCATCGACGTGTGGCTGTACCTCGGGATGCTCGCCTCCCTCGTCGCGGGCCTGGTGTTGCCCGGCCAGCAGACCGCCGCCGCCTACAGTGAGCCCGGCCTCCTGCCGATGTGGCCCTTCATCGCCTTTATCGCCTTTCAGCTGGTCATGGGACTGCGGGACAAGGTCGCCTTCCTGGCCTCCCGCCCCGAGCAGTACTCCGTGATGCTGCTCGCCTTTGGTGTCCTGACCAACTACGCCGCCGGGCACGTGGACATGATCGTGGTAGCCAAGATCGCGATCTTCGCCGTCTGGTGGGGCGCGTTCCTGTCCAAGATCGGGCATCACTTCACGCCCACCGTGCAGACTATGCTCACCAATTCGCCGATCAACAAGTCCAAGACCCTGCGACGCGCGCTCTACCGCAACGTGCCCGAGGACCTGCTGCCCTCCCGTCTCGCCTGGTTCTGCGCACACGTCCTCGGCACGGTCGTCGAGTTCCTGGTGCCGATAGTCCTGCTCTTCACCACCAACTGGGTGGTGGCAGTGCTCGCCGCAGCGTTCATGACGTGCTTCCACGCCTTCATCTACTCGATGTTCGCCGTGGCCATGCCGCAGGAATGGAACCTCTACTTCGGCTTCCTCTCCCCGTTCGTGTTCCTCGGCTTCTTCGCCGGCGACGGCTACGCCGTGTGGGACGCGAGCAATCCCTGGATCGTGGTGGCGGCCGCGGTCTTGACCCTCACCCTGCCGATCGTAGGCAACTTCCGACCCGACCTGATCTCGTTCCTGCTGTCCATGCGTCAGTACGCCGGCAACTGGTCGTCCGCCACCATGGCGTTCCGGAACAACGGCTGCGAGGCCAAGCTGGACAGCCCCGACTTCATCACCGAGATCACCTCGCACAAGCACCAGCTGTCCAGCCTGTTCGGGCCTGAAGCCGCCGAGATCTTCCTCCAGAAGACCGCCGCCTTCCGGCTCTTGAATTCTCAAGGACGGGGCCATATGTCGCTGATGATGGATCACCTCGACGACCTGGACAATTACCGGTTTCGCGAGGGCGAGATGATGTGCACGTTCTTCGTGGGCTGGCAGTTCGGCGACGGGCACCTGTTCAACCCCTTCACCATCGCCGCCATCCAGAAGCGGTGCCACTTCGAGCCCGGCGAGTTCATCACCGTCTGGACCGAGTCGCAGCCACTGCACAAGAAAACCCTCGAGTACAAGGTGATCGACGCGGCGCTCGGTGTGGTCGAGACCGGCTACTACGTGGTGAAGGACGCGCTCGCAGAGCAGCCGTGGCTGCCCAACGGGCCGATCAACTACACCGTCACCTGGCGCGATCCCGACTATGTTCCCGCAGGGGCCAGTCCCGACTATGTTCCCGCAGGGGCCAGTCCCGACTATGTTCCCGCAGGGGCCAGTAGGGATCCCATACCAGAGGTGGCAGGCTGAACTGATGACCACCGCCGTCGTCGTCGGTAGCGGGCCCAACGGCCTAGCCGCCGCCCTGACACTCGCCGCCGAGGGAGTGGACGTGACCGTTCTGGAAGCGTCC
The sequence above is drawn from the Rhodococcus jostii RHA1 genome and encodes:
- a CDS encoding DUF3556 domain-containing protein — encoded protein: MGFRQADVPDVDPAEFEKIPTMERMKLLCLHWVDYGFGAPKIMHSLYLVKGLFFIIAGWLLIGLTTPGLPLLDLGAWWGEMIVLQKSMLWVVLWSATGFNESWGPLAFKFTPNTAGYRYWIRTGTLRLPPWPGKIPLTGGDERKAIDVWLYLGMLASLVAGLVLPGQQTAAAYSEPGLLPMWPFIAFIAFQLVMGLRDKVAFLASRPEQYSVMLLAFGVLTNYAAGHVDMIVVAKIAIFAVWWGAFLSKIGHHFTPTVQTMLTNSPINKSKTLRRALYRNVPEDLLPSRLAWFCAHVLGTVVEFLVPIVLLFTTNWVVAVLAAAFMTCFHAFIYSMFAVAMPQEWNLYFGFLSPFVFLGFFAGDGYAVWDASNPWIVVAAAVLTLTLPIVGNFRPDLISFLLSMRQYAGNWSSATMAFRNNGCEAKLDSPDFITEITSHKHQLSSLFGPEAAEIFLQKTAAFRLLNSQGRGHMSLMMDHLDDLDNYRFREGEMMCTFFVGWQFGDGHLFNPFTIAAIQKRCHFEPGEFITVWTESQPLHKKTLEYKVIDAALGVVETGYYVVKDALAEQPWLPNGPINYTVTWRDPDYVPAGASPDYVPAGASPDYVPAGASRDPIPEVAG